In Massilia antarctica, the following are encoded in one genomic region:
- a CDS encoding DUF3322 domain-containing protein, which produces MSAAATWSSAATIRAQVQRLWDDGRLLAARVRGESLFPLELRLRQPTVAQTGERFDEVRAWIKELDAGSKTARGYGYQIVWREINHRQLGRNRVPGSVVFESDTDALRLIGRQAEARHFDQMAAATVSAFPQLAAWLARRALVVLEQSEAWARILAILEWFAAHPRPGLYLRQLDIAGVDSKFIETRKALLTELLDLVLPAGAIDPKATGARQFEARYGLLSKPALLRFRVLDPAHAIGGLSDLAVPLAQFAALQTNVRRVFITENEINGLAFPALPDAMVIFGGGYGVERLADVDWLTTREVVYWGDIDTHGFAILDRLRAAIPHARSILMDSATLMAHRALWGAEDRDKRFGGQPSRLQRDELALFEALRDDVFGERIRMEQERLSYAWVEHALAMLTASPG; this is translated from the coding sequence ATGAGCGCCGCGGCCACCTGGTCGAGCGCGGCCACGATCCGCGCCCAGGTGCAGCGCCTGTGGGACGATGGCCGCCTGCTCGCCGCGCGCGTGCGAGGAGAATCCCTGTTCCCGCTCGAACTTCGCCTGCGCCAGCCGACCGTGGCGCAAACCGGCGAACGCTTCGACGAGGTGCGCGCATGGATCAAGGAGCTCGACGCCGGCAGCAAGACGGCGCGCGGCTACGGCTACCAGATCGTCTGGCGCGAGATCAATCACCGCCAGCTCGGACGCAACCGCGTCCCCGGCAGCGTGGTATTCGAGAGCGACACCGACGCGCTGCGCCTGATCGGGCGCCAGGCCGAGGCGCGCCATTTCGACCAGATGGCCGCAGCCACTGTCAGCGCATTTCCGCAACTGGCAGCCTGGCTGGCGCGGCGCGCGCTCGTCGTGCTAGAGCAAAGCGAGGCGTGGGCGCGCATCCTCGCCATCCTGGAATGGTTCGCCGCTCATCCGCGCCCGGGCCTATACCTGCGCCAGCTCGACATCGCTGGTGTCGACAGCAAATTCATCGAAACGCGCAAAGCCTTGCTGACCGAATTACTCGACCTGGTGCTGCCGGCCGGCGCCATCGATCCGAAAGCCACCGGCGCGCGCCAGTTTGAAGCCCGCTATGGCTTGCTGAGCAAACCGGCGCTGCTGCGCTTTCGCGTGCTCGACCCGGCGCACGCCATCGGCGGCTTGTCCGACCTCGCCGTACCGCTGGCGCAGTTCGCGGCGCTGCAAACCAATGTTCGCCGCGTCTTCATCACGGAAAACGAAATCAATGGACTGGCCTTTCCTGCGCTGCCCGATGCGATGGTCATTTTCGGCGGCGGTTACGGCGTCGAGCGCCTGGCCGACGTGGACTGGCTGACCACGCGCGAGGTGGTCTACTGGGGCGATATCGACACCCACGGCTTTGCCATCCTGGACCGCTTGCGCGCCGCTATCCCGCACGCGCGTTCCATCCTGATGGACAGCGCGACCCTGATGGCGCACCGCGCGCTGTGGGGCGCCGAAGACCGGGACAAGCGCTTCGGCGGGCAGCCGTCACGCCTGCAGCGCGACGAGCTGGCGCTGTTCGAGGCCCTGCGCGACGATGTCTTCGGAGAGCGCATCCGCATGGAGCAGGAGCGCCTGTCATACGCGTGGGTCGAACACGCACTCGCGATGCTTACGGCTTCACCCGGCTGA
- a CDS encoding DUF4287 domain-containing protein has product MTMNDKIKGPASYFPAIEAKYGHPVAYWFGLLESASAMKHMEMVNWLKADHQLGHGHANALVAWHLSRVKP; this is encoded by the coding sequence ATGACCATGAACGACAAGATAAAAGGCCCGGCTTCCTATTTTCCTGCCATTGAGGCGAAATATGGGCACCCGGTAGCGTATTGGTTCGGTCTTCTGGAATCGGCCAGCGCGATGAAGCATATGGAGATGGTCAACTGGCTCAAGGCGGACCATCAACTCGGGCATGGACACGCCAACGCCCTGGTGGCCTGGCATCTCAGCCGGGTGAAGCCGTAA
- a CDS encoding DUF2867 domain-containing protein, translating to MQTFPSVRIPSSSGGLPVEVSLIAQLVHGSGNHLFASVSARQQQHQEFVDELDEPSAKLGGTDFDKGDPTSLYSFVVGPKGHPFHRHAGHRIFTAISGSGGAQLRFSSASTAQIEEDPQNFLRALQCINIPPDCMFTVRFGGETWHQFAPLTRNSPHPVFFALSCHTNELGGDLSDDLRQQVMANEASIPSLTSLLPQEVADLLDAAMAKGQVATVDLSLEAPPGTLQRAMCYTARGTVGTILGKWGAWRRSKGFVSHHGDGTDVHELDATPAGSLLLKQFENTPFHHEDTFTLTMPLASFQESNATALLSRLLDGFMENPPRGVTRMMAVRGVLVRPMGLRTSSLGCPVSSLLSPDRSRLFANRFPVLDQYTDERNTRAQVILGADDKHLSFRSCVAARIVAGGQVEFSLGSRVHCKNLFGRFYMAAIDRTHRTYVTPTMLRMAVEHAMASVPAFAMDGAALPGQ from the coding sequence GTGCAAACCTTTCCTTCGGTGCGGATTCCGTCCAGCTCGGGCGGCCTGCCGGTCGAAGTGTCGTTGATTGCGCAACTGGTGCACGGCTCGGGCAACCATTTGTTCGCCAGCGTATCGGCGCGGCAACAGCAGCACCAGGAATTCGTCGACGAGCTCGACGAACCGTCGGCCAAGCTGGGCGGCACTGATTTCGACAAGGGCGATCCCACTTCCCTGTATTCCTTCGTTGTCGGGCCGAAAGGTCACCCCTTCCACCGGCACGCGGGGCATCGCATCTTCACAGCCATTTCCGGCAGCGGCGGCGCGCAGCTGCGCTTTTCCAGCGCATCCACGGCGCAGATCGAGGAAGACCCGCAAAATTTCCTGCGCGCGCTTCAGTGCATCAATATTCCGCCAGACTGCATGTTCACGGTGCGCTTTGGCGGCGAGACCTGGCACCAGTTCGCGCCGCTCACGCGCAACAGCCCGCATCCGGTGTTTTTCGCGCTGTCCTGCCACACCAACGAGCTCGGCGGCGACTTGTCCGACGATCTGCGGCAACAGGTCATGGCAAACGAAGCCAGCATTCCCTCGCTGACCTCGCTTCTGCCGCAGGAAGTGGCCGATTTGCTCGATGCGGCAATGGCCAAGGGGCAAGTCGCGACCGTCGACCTGTCGCTCGAAGCACCGCCCGGCACCTTGCAACGCGCGATGTGCTACACGGCACGCGGCACCGTCGGCACGATTCTCGGCAAATGGGGCGCGTGGCGCCGCTCGAAGGGTTTCGTATCGCATCACGGCGACGGCACCGACGTGCACGAGCTCGACGCCACGCCGGCCGGGTCCTTGCTGCTCAAGCAATTCGAAAACACGCCGTTTCATCACGAGGATACATTCACCCTGACCATGCCGCTGGCCAGTTTCCAGGAAAGTAATGCAACGGCATTGCTTTCCCGGCTGCTCGATGGCTTCATGGAAAATCCGCCGCGCGGCGTGACGCGCATGATGGCGGTGCGCGGCGTGCTGGTGCGGCCGATGGGATTGCGGACCTCGTCGCTGGGCTGTCCGGTGTCGTCGCTGCTTTCGCCGGACAGGAGCCGGCTGTTTGCGAACCGTTTTCCGGTGCTGGACCAGTACACGGATGAACGCAATACGCGCGCGCAAGTGATACTGGGCGCGGACGACAAGCATTTGTCGTTCCGCTCCTGCGTGGCGGCGCGCATCGTCGCAGGCGGCCAGGTGGAGTTCAGCCTGGGTTCGCGGGTACACTGCAAGAACCTGTTCGGGCGCTTTTACATGGCGGCGATCGACCGTACGCACCGGACGTATGTGACGCCGACCATGCTGCGCATGGCGGTTGAGCATGCGATGGCATCCGTGCCGGCGTTCGCGATGGATGGTGCGGCGCTACCCGGACAGTGA
- a CDS encoding cobyric acid synthase produces the protein MSSFPYHTLMVQGTTSDAGKSTVVAALCRLLKNEGVTVAPFKPQNMALNSAVTADGGEIGRAQALQAIAAGVAPHTDMNPVLLKPSSNIGAQVVIHGKVRAEMNARDYHQYKTVAMGAVLESYDRLRQQYQAIVVEGAGSPAEINLRDRDIANMGFAEAVDCPVILVADIDRGGVFAHIVGTLSCLSQSERDRTIGFVINRFRGDISLLEPGLEWLEQQTGKPVLAVLPYLQGLFLDAEDAVQAVQASHGAFKVVVPSLPRMSNHTDFDALRVHPDVDLQFVRQNEAKPACDLLIIPGSKNTRGDLAYLLDQGWGPYIDKHLRYGGKVIGICGGFQMLGREVTDPHGVEGESGVTAGLGLLDLRTELTTDKRLAQVAGRCAFTDAEVTGYEIHMGVSSGAALDTPAFRIDGRAEGARSKDDQILGSYLHGMFDHPQACAALLRWAGLDSTATVDTGQLREASLERIAEAARPLYEALCAIK, from the coding sequence ATGAGCAGCTTTCCTTATCACACGCTGATGGTGCAGGGAACCACGTCCGACGCGGGCAAGAGTACCGTGGTGGCGGCCTTGTGCCGCCTGCTGAAAAACGAGGGCGTGACGGTGGCGCCGTTCAAGCCGCAGAACATGGCCTTGAACAGCGCGGTGACGGCTGACGGCGGCGAAATCGGCCGCGCCCAGGCGCTGCAGGCGATTGCCGCCGGCGTGGCGCCGCATACGGACATGAATCCGGTGCTGCTCAAGCCATCGAGTAACATCGGCGCGCAGGTGGTCATTCACGGCAAGGTGCGGGCCGAGATGAATGCACGCGACTACCATCAGTACAAGACCGTGGCGATGGGCGCCGTGCTCGAATCGTACGATCGCCTGCGCCAGCAGTACCAGGCAATCGTGGTGGAAGGCGCCGGCAGCCCGGCGGAGATCAACCTGCGCGACCGCGATATCGCGAACATGGGCTTCGCCGAGGCGGTCGACTGCCCGGTGATCCTGGTGGCCGACATCGACCGCGGCGGCGTGTTCGCGCATATCGTGGGTACGCTCTCATGCCTGTCGCAGAGTGAGCGTGACCGGACCATCGGTTTCGTCATCAACCGTTTTCGCGGCGATATCTCGCTGCTGGAACCGGGCCTGGAATGGCTGGAACAGCAGACCGGCAAACCGGTGCTGGCGGTGCTGCCTTACCTGCAAGGCCTGTTCCTCGACGCGGAAGACGCGGTGCAGGCGGTGCAAGCCTCGCACGGCGCCTTCAAGGTGGTGGTGCCGTCGCTGCCGCGCATGAGCAATCATACCGATTTCGATGCGCTGCGCGTGCATCCGGATGTGGACCTGCAGTTCGTGCGCCAGAACGAGGCCAAGCCGGCCTGCGACCTGTTGATTATCCCGGGCAGCAAAAACACGCGCGGGGACCTGGCCTATCTGCTCGACCAGGGCTGGGGGCCGTATATCGACAAGCACCTGCGCTACGGCGGCAAGGTGATCGGCATTTGCGGCGGCTTCCAGATGCTGGGGCGCGAGGTGACCGATCCGCATGGAGTGGAAGGCGAGAGCGGCGTGACCGCAGGCCTCGGCCTGCTCGACCTGCGCACCGAACTGACCACCGACAAGCGCCTGGCGCAGGTGGCGGGCCGCTGCGCCTTCACCGATGCCGAGGTGACGGGCTACGAGATTCACATGGGCGTCTCCAGCGGCGCGGCGCTCGATACGCCGGCGTTTCGCATCGATGGTCGGGCCGAAGGCGCGCGCTCGAAGGACGACCAGATCCTGGGCAGCTACCTGCACGGTATGTTCGACCATCCGCAAGCCTGCGCGGCGCTGCTGCGCTGGGCGGGCCTGGACAGCACGGCCACGGTGGACACCGGCCAGTTGCGCGAGGCGAGCCTGGAACGCATCGCCGAGGCAGCGCGCCCCTTGTACGAGGCGCTGTGTGCGATCAAATAG
- a CDS encoding cobalamin-binding protein: MKKLFAAFAGMIALNAGAAITVHDDDGKPVTLQKPAQRVIALAPHVTEMLYAAGGAERLIAAVAYSDYPEAAKRLPQVGSHSGFDMERVASLKPDLIVVWMHGSSERQIDQIRALGIPMFHSEPRKLDDIASNLTRLGKLMGTEAVADPAAADLRKRLGAMQLKYAKRAPVRMFYQVWDKPLYTLNDGHILSDAMRLCGGENVFGKLKVTAPVVTVEAVLQEDPEALFSGERSPTDVGLNLWKPYITMTAVKRGNLFSIDGNLLNRSGPRMIAGAEILCEKLDIVRQRRTSP, translated from the coding sequence ATGAAAAAACTGTTTGCGGCATTTGCCGGCATGATCGCGCTGAACGCGGGCGCGGCGATCACCGTCCATGATGACGATGGCAAGCCGGTGACCTTGCAAAAACCCGCCCAGCGGGTGATTGCGCTGGCCCCACACGTAACCGAGATGCTGTACGCGGCCGGCGGCGCCGAGCGCCTGATTGCCGCCGTCGCCTACAGCGATTATCCGGAAGCGGCCAAGCGTCTGCCGCAAGTGGGCAGCCACAGCGGGTTCGACATGGAGCGCGTCGCCTCTCTCAAGCCGGACCTGATCGTGGTCTGGATGCACGGCAGTTCAGAGCGTCAGATCGACCAGATCCGCGCGCTCGGCATTCCCATGTTCCACAGCGAGCCGCGTAAGCTCGACGACATTGCCAGCAACCTCACGCGCCTCGGAAAGCTGATGGGCACCGAAGCCGTGGCCGACCCGGCGGCGGCCGATCTGCGCAAGCGCCTCGGCGCAATGCAGCTCAAATATGCCAAGCGCGCGCCGGTGCGCATGTTTTACCAGGTGTGGGACAAGCCGCTCTACACGCTCAACGACGGCCATATCCTGAGCGACGCCATGCGCTTGTGCGGCGGCGAGAATGTATTCGGCAAGCTGAAAGTCACCGCGCCAGTGGTCACGGTGGAAGCGGTACTGCAGGAAGATCCGGAGGCGCTGTTCAGCGGCGAGCGCAGTCCCACGGACGTAGGCCTTAATCTGTGGAAGCCTTACATCACCATGACGGCGGTCAAGCGCGGCAATTTGTTCAGCATCGACGGCAACCTGCTCAACCGCTCCGGGCCGCGCATGATCGCCGGCGCCGAAATCCTGTGCGAGAAACTCGACATCGTGCGCCAGCGCCGCACCTCGCCATGA
- the cobD gene encoding threonine-phosphate decarboxylase CobD — MLEHGGNLRAASIRFNRPLDDWLDLSTGLNPTWYPAPQLAGNAWHRLPETDPELTRAASAFYGAPCMLAVAGTQAAIQALPQLRPPSRVVVAAPSYAEHAHHWARHGHSMSEVQYDALDAVLPECDVLVLCNPNNPTGATVAPERLLDWAAQLDQRGAWLVVDEAFGDTAPQLSVAAHSDRPGLIVLRSVGKFFGLAGVRMGFVGAHAPLLSQLADLLGPWTVSGPAQQVSTAALRDGAWQETMRARLASEGARLRTLLAANGIASTGTDLFQWWPEAQPEAFWQHMAKRGIWVRLFPKAARGIRLGLPADVDGWRRLALALEEWNLGSR; from the coding sequence ATGCTTGAACACGGCGGCAACCTGCGTGCGGCATCGATCCGCTTCAACCGGCCACTGGACGACTGGCTGGACCTGTCGACGGGACTGAATCCGACCTGGTACCCGGCGCCGCAACTGGCGGGTAATGCGTGGCACCGGCTGCCGGAAACCGATCCTGAATTGACGCGGGCGGCGAGCGCCTTTTACGGCGCGCCGTGCATGCTGGCCGTGGCCGGCACGCAAGCCGCGATCCAGGCGCTGCCCCAGTTGCGCCCCCCATCGCGCGTAGTGGTGGCCGCGCCGTCGTATGCCGAACATGCGCACCACTGGGCCAGGCATGGGCACAGCATGAGCGAGGTGCAATACGATGCGCTCGATGCGGTGCTGCCAGAATGCGACGTGCTGGTGCTGTGCAATCCGAATAATCCGACCGGCGCCACCGTGGCGCCGGAACGCTTGCTGGACTGGGCCGCGCAGTTGGACCAGCGCGGCGCTTGGCTGGTGGTGGACGAAGCCTTTGGCGACACCGCGCCTCAGCTGAGCGTGGCCGCGCACAGCGACCGCCCCGGCCTGATCGTGCTGCGCTCTGTCGGAAAATTCTTTGGCCTGGCCGGCGTGCGCATGGGTTTCGTGGGGGCGCATGCGCCCCTGCTGTCGCAACTCGCCGACTTGCTCGGGCCGTGGACGGTCAGCGGTCCGGCGCAGCAGGTTTCAACGGCGGCGCTGCGCGATGGGGCGTGGCAGGAGACGATGCGCGCACGGCTTGCCAGCGAAGGCGCGCGCTTGCGAACGCTGCTCGCTGCAAATGGCATCGCCTCGACCGGCACCGACCTGTTTCAATGGTGGCCTGAAGCGCAGCCGGAGGCATTCTGGCAGCACATGGCCAAACGCGGGATCTGGGTGCGGCTGTTTCCCAAGGCGGCGCGGGGCATTCGCCTTGGCCTGCCGGCGGATGTTGATGGATGGCGGCGCCTGGCGCTCGCCCTGGAAGAATGGAACCTGGGATCACGATGA
- the cbiB gene encoding adenosylcobinamide-phosphate synthase CbiB, whose translation MLSGLTLAQVALLLAGGVLLDLLLGEARRFHPLVGFGNLANRIERTLNRGQGRLARGVLAWMLAVLPLAALGALVCVKTGLAAHAVLLYFCLGFRSLRDHNLPIAQALESGDLTQARLLTARIVSRDTASASEADLAKASAESLLENGNDAVFGTLFWFVVAGGAGALLFRLANTLDAMWGYKSTRFLQFGWAAARIDDVLNYVPARLTALSYVLLADHRRAAWECWRAQAPGWPSPNAGPVMASGAGALGLALGGSATYDGVAEQRPPLGRGRAAQAGDIARAWKLVRATALLWLGVAAAAALLTGAIHA comes from the coding sequence ATGCTGAGTGGCCTGACCCTCGCGCAGGTGGCGCTGCTGCTGGCGGGCGGCGTGCTGCTGGACCTGCTCCTGGGCGAAGCACGCCGCTTTCATCCGCTGGTGGGCTTCGGCAATCTGGCCAACCGCATCGAGCGCACGCTCAATCGCGGGCAAGGCCGCCTTGCGCGCGGGGTGCTGGCGTGGATGCTGGCGGTGCTGCCGCTGGCGGCACTGGGCGCGCTGGTATGCGTTAAGACAGGGCTGGCCGCGCATGCTGTCCTGCTGTACTTCTGCCTGGGTTTCCGCAGCCTGCGCGACCATAACCTGCCGATCGCGCAGGCGCTGGAAAGCGGCGACCTGACGCAGGCGCGCCTGCTGACGGCACGCATCGTCAGCCGCGATACCGCCAGCGCCAGCGAGGCGGACCTGGCCAAGGCAAGCGCCGAATCGCTGCTCGAAAATGGTAACGACGCGGTGTTCGGCACCCTGTTCTGGTTCGTGGTGGCCGGCGGCGCGGGCGCGCTGCTGTTCCGGCTGGCGAACACGCTCGATGCGATGTGGGGCTACAAGAGCACCCGCTTCCTGCAATTCGGCTGGGCGGCGGCGCGCATCGACGATGTACTCAATTACGTGCCGGCGCGCCTGACCGCGCTCTCGTACGTGCTGCTGGCCGATCACCGGCGCGCGGCCTGGGAATGCTGGCGCGCGCAGGCGCCGGGCTGGCCAAGCCCGAACGCGGGTCCGGTGATGGCGAGCGGCGCCGGCGCGCTGGGCCTGGCGCTTGGCGGCAGCGCGACCTATGACGGCGTGGCCGAACAGCGCCCGCCGCTGGGACGCGGCCGGGCCGCGCAGGCTGGCGATATCGCGCGCGCCTGGAAGCTGGTGCGCGCCACCGCGCTGCTGTGGCTTGGCGTGGCCGCGGCGGCGGCACTCTTGACGGGAGCAATCCATGCTTGA
- the cobU gene encoding bifunctional adenosylcobinamide kinase/adenosylcobinamide-phosphate guanylyltransferase has protein sequence MTTTLILGGARSGKSSYAEKLALESGKEVVYIATARSGDGEMAQRIATHRSSRPGSWTTIEEPLQLGDAILRCSEPDTLVLVDCLTLWLTNLIFSVDQDFPEVGVIGLPAIFYEQCDALLAALPEAPGDVILVSNEVGLGIVPYGAVSRCFTDEAGRLNQAVAKVCDRALFIVAGMPLTMKGQAC, from the coding sequence ATGACGACCACGCTGATCCTGGGCGGCGCGCGTTCCGGCAAAAGTTCGTACGCCGAAAAGCTGGCGCTCGAATCGGGCAAAGAAGTGGTCTACATCGCCACCGCGCGATCCGGCGATGGTGAAATGGCGCAGCGCATCGCGACCCATCGTTCGAGCCGGCCGGGAAGCTGGACCACCATCGAAGAGCCGCTGCAGCTCGGTGACGCGATCCTGCGCTGCAGCGAACCGGACACCCTGGTGCTGGTCGATTGCCTGACCCTGTGGCTGACCAATCTGATTTTCTCGGTCGACCAGGACTTCCCGGAAGTGGGCGTGATCGGCCTGCCTGCGATCTTTTACGAACAGTGCGATGCGCTGCTGGCCGCCTTGCCCGAAGCGCCCGGCGACGTCATCCTGGTATCGAACGAAGTGGGACTGGGGATCGTGCCTTACGGCGCCGTGTCGCGCTGCTTCACCGACGAGGCGGGCCGGCTGAACCAGGCCGTGGCCAAGGTGTGCGACCGTGCCCTGTTCATCGTGGCCGGCATGCCGCTCACCATGAAAGGCCAGGCATGCTGA
- a CDS encoding cobyrinate a,c-diamide synthase gives MADHADVRVLLVAAVSSGQGKTTVTAALARALVRRGQRVRVFKCGPDFIDPMLLERASGAQVGSLDLWMVGREQCRSQLAAAALEADVILIEGVMGLYDGTPSSADLAREFGLPVMAVIDASAMAQTAGALVHGLRDYGPVEMAGVIANRVASKGHGAMVAASMRDIPLIAILPRQTKTLPERHLGLVLPAEVQDVDGLLDLLADQLEFDDAAWMQLRSTRIDLTARVEAPAPLLAGRTIAIARDAAFAFLYPANLDTLRALGASLAFFSPLADDAVPAQADAVYLPGGYPELHGETLAGAARWRASIRAAHAAGMPIVAECGGMMALADSLADQAGTVWPMAGLLEGSVTMQARIAGLGSQGLEMPQGLLRGHTFHYSRLETGITPAAHTVKHPSGASGEALYRAGSLTASYFHAYFPSCPAAVAALFSRSQA, from the coding sequence ATGGCCGACCACGCAGATGTGCGCGTGCTGCTGGTGGCCGCCGTGTCGTCCGGCCAGGGCAAGACCACCGTGACGGCCGCCCTGGCGCGCGCGCTGGTGCGGCGCGGCCAGCGCGTGCGCGTCTTCAAGTGCGGCCCCGATTTTATCGACCCCATGCTGCTGGAACGGGCCAGCGGCGCCCAGGTCGGCTCGCTCGACCTGTGGATGGTGGGGCGCGAGCAGTGCCGCAGCCAGCTGGCGGCGGCCGCGCTGGAAGCCGATGTGATTCTGATCGAAGGCGTGATGGGCCTGTACGACGGCACGCCCTCGTCGGCCGACCTGGCGCGCGAATTCGGCCTGCCGGTGATGGCGGTGATCGACGCCTCGGCCATGGCGCAAACCGCCGGCGCCCTGGTGCACGGCTTGCGCGACTACGGCCCGGTGGAAATGGCGGGCGTGATCGCCAACCGTGTCGCCAGCAAGGGACACGGAGCGATGGTGGCGGCGTCGATGCGCGACATTCCGCTGATCGCCATCCTGCCGCGCCAGACCAAGACCCTGCCCGAACGCCACCTGGGCCTGGTGCTGCCGGCCGAAGTGCAGGATGTGGACGGCCTGCTCGACCTGCTGGCCGACCAGCTGGAGTTCGACGACGCTGCGTGGATGCAACTGCGTAGCACCCGCATCGACCTCACCGCGCGCGTGGAAGCGCCGGCACCGCTGCTGGCCGGGCGCACCATCGCCATTGCGCGCGACGCCGCCTTTGCCTTCCTGTACCCGGCCAACCTGGACACCCTGCGCGCGCTGGGTGCCAGCCTCGCCTTCTTTTCGCCGCTGGCCGACGATGCGGTGCCGGCGCAGGCCGACGCGGTGTATCTGCCCGGCGGCTATCCGGAACTGCACGGCGAAACCTTGGCCGGTGCCGCGCGCTGGCGCGCATCGATCCGCGCCGCGCATGCGGCAGGCATGCCGATCGTCGCGGAATGCGGCGGCATGATGGCGCTGGCCGATTCGCTGGCCGACCAGGCGGGCACGGTGTGGCCGATGGCCGGCCTGCTCGAAGGCAGCGTGACCATGCAGGCGCGCATTGCCGGTCTCGGTTCGCAAGGGCTTGAGATGCCGCAAGGCCTGCTGCGCGGGCACACGTTTCACTACTCGCGCCTGGAAACCGGTATCACGCCGGCGGCGCACACGGTCAAGCATCCGAGCGGCGCCAGCGGCGAGGCGCTGTACCGCGCCGGCTCCTTGACGGCATCGTACTTCCACGCCTATTTCCCATCCTGTCCGGCTGCGGTGGCGGCCCTGTTTTCAAGGAGCCAGGCATGA
- the cobO gene encoding cob(I)yrinic acid a,c-diamide adenosyltransferase gives MSDDTATSELNERHRVRMERKKAVIDQKIAEAQKEIGIIIVNTGNGKGKSSSGFGMVVRAMGHGMKVAVVQFIKGAMSTGEEKFLRRFPDEVSFHAMGEGYTWDTQNRERDIEKAEEAWALAKGFLSDPAIGLVLFDELNIALKYKYLDVHAVIADLLDRPGMQHVVITGRGAPEELIAIADTVTEMAVVKHAFKAGIAAQAGTEF, from the coding sequence ATGAGTGACGACACCGCAACGAGCGAACTCAATGAACGCCACCGCGTCCGCATGGAGCGCAAGAAGGCCGTCATCGACCAGAAGATCGCCGAGGCGCAAAAGGAAATCGGCATCATCATCGTCAACACCGGCAATGGCAAGGGTAAGAGTTCGAGCGGCTTCGGCATGGTGGTACGCGCCATGGGGCACGGCATGAAGGTGGCGGTGGTCCAGTTCATCAAGGGTGCGATGTCGACCGGCGAAGAAAAATTCCTGCGCCGCTTTCCCGACGAAGTGAGCTTCCACGCCATGGGCGAAGGCTACACCTGGGACACCCAGAACCGCGAGCGCGACATCGAAAAAGCCGAGGAAGCGTGGGCGCTGGCCAAGGGCTTCCTGTCCGACCCGGCCATCGGCCTGGTGCTGTTCGACGAACTCAATATCGCGCTCAAGTACAAATACCTGGACGTCCACGCCGTCATCGCCGACCTGCTCGACCGGCCCGGCATGCAGCACGTGGTCATCACCGGGCGCGGTGCACCGGAAGAACTGATCGCGATTGCCGACACGGTGACCGAAATGGCCGTGGTCAAGCATGCCTTCAAGGCCGGCATTGCGGCGCAAGCCGGGACGGAGTTCTGA
- a CDS encoding ABC transporter ATP-binding protein: MIEARQLLLTAGSRTLVEKLDWQVRGGESWCIIGRNGAGKSTLMRALAGLREPDGGSIAIGGRVLKDWPLEELARQRAFLPQSRSDAFAYRAIETVLAARHPYHANRYWEGSDDYAIAHAALASMEVADLAERDVRTLSGGERQRVAIAAMLAQDTPLLLLDEPANALDLAHQHSVMRLLEKLCREQGKTAVMIGHDLNLAHQASSHALLMMGDGEWLAGPVDDVMQAPVLSRYLGHPIEVLPHGARRIFIPTEESA; the protein is encoded by the coding sequence ATGATCGAAGCGCGCCAACTGCTGCTCACCGCCGGCAGCCGCACCCTGGTGGAAAAGCTCGACTGGCAAGTGCGCGGCGGCGAATCGTGGTGCATTATCGGCCGCAACGGCGCCGGCAAAAGCACCCTGATGCGCGCCCTGGCCGGCCTGCGCGAGCCCGATGGCGGCAGCATCGCCATCGGCGGGCGCGTGCTCAAGGACTGGCCGCTGGAAGAACTGGCGCGCCAGCGCGCCTTCTTGCCGCAATCGCGCAGCGACGCCTTTGCCTACCGCGCCATCGAAACCGTGCTGGCGGCGCGCCATCCCTACCACGCCAACCGCTACTGGGAAGGCAGCGACGACTACGCCATCGCGCACGCCGCGCTGGCCTCGATGGAAGTGGCCGACCTGGCCGAACGCGACGTGCGCACCCTGTCCGGCGGCGAGCGCCAGCGCGTGGCGATTGCCGCCATGCTGGCGCAGGATACACCCCTGCTGCTGCTGGACGAACCGGCCAACGCGCTCGACCTGGCGCACCAGCACAGCGTGATGCGCCTCTTGGAAAAACTGTGCCGCGAGCAGGGCAAGACAGCCGTGATGATCGGCCACGACCTGAACCTGGCGCACCAGGCGTCGAGCCACGCGCTCCTGATGATGGGCGACGGCGAATGGCTGGCCGGCCCGGTCGACGACGTGATGCAAGCACCGGTCCTGAGCCGCTACCTTGGCCACCCGATTGAAGTCCTTCCCCACGGCGCCCGCCGTATTTTTATCCCAACCGAGGAATCCGCATGA